From one Brachypodium distachyon strain Bd21 chromosome 4, Brachypodium_distachyon_v3.0, whole genome shotgun sequence genomic stretch:
- the LOC100840456 gene encoding F-box/FBD/LRR-repeat protein At5g22660 — MFDGSIAKKASMSSGDDRISALPDGVLEHILGFLPAESAVQTSVLARRWRHVWTFMRRLNIYSKTSVNDSKDFIYPLLLLRDNKSTLGEVRFHFRGFIEAVHINMWIRQALLCQSKVLVVTFTILDRPLISRHLRKLVLFAILLIGNILDFASCPALEDLRISLCTFFVDKISSKSVKRLSIYHGKSRCDFRTRISIPSLVWLQIDHLDGKAPLLESMPLLETAFVNISSQAEYCERGS, encoded by the coding sequence ATGTTTGACGGGAGCATCGCCAAGAAAGCGTCCATGTCCAGCGGCGACGATCGGATCAGCGCCCTTCCAGACGGCGTCCTCGAGCACATCCTTGGCTTCCTTCCGGCGGAAAGCGCGGTGCAGACGAGCGTGCTCGCCCGGCGCTGGCGCCATGTCTGGACGTTCATGCGTCGCCTCAACATCTACTCCAAAACGAGTGTCAATGATTCGAAAGATTTCATATACCCTCTCCTGCTTCTCCGTGACAACAAATCGACTCTGGGTGAGGTCAGATTCCACTTTCGTGGGTTCATAGAAGCTGTGCATATCAACATGTGGATCCGGCAGGCTTTATTGTGCCAATCCAAGGTGCTTGTTGTCACTTTCACCATACTCGACCGCCCTCTGATCTCCAGGCATTTGAGAAAATTGGTGCTCTTTGCTATATTGTTAATTGGAAACATTCTTGATTTTGCAAGCTGTCCAGCTTTGGAGGATCTTAGGATATCACTTTGTACGTTCTTCGTTGACAAGATCTCATCCAAGTCTGTAAAGCGTTTGAGCATCTACCATGGTAAATCTCGCTGTGATTTCCGGACCCGCATTTCTATCCCTAGCCTTGTTTGGCTGCAGATTGATCATTTGGATGGTAAAGCCCCTTTGCTTGAAAGCATGCCTTTGCTGGAAACTGCATTTGTGAACATCTCCTCTCAGGCTGAGTACTGTGAAAGAGGTAGCTGA